The Aspergillus fumigatus Af293 chromosome 7, whole genome shotgun sequence genome includes the window TGAATTCACGAAAAAGGATGTAGCATAGGTGCATGTTCACTAGAGTTGCAACCAAGGCTGTGATCTAATACCTGCAGCTCTCTCTGTTCATGACGTTTGCGATACTAAACCTATCCAGCCCAGAAGTGCTCTGACTTCTAGAGGTATAATTCACAGGCAATAGTACTGGTAGAATCAAAAGAGCCATTGGGAAGAGAAGCTTCAGGGCTGTGTGTAGCAGTTGCAGAAACAAATAGCAATCTAGTCCGTATTTGCAGATGAATATTTCGGCTTCATCGAGAAAGCGTCTGAACTGTCCAATCCATAGTACATGTCTCCGCATTGGGGCTACCTCATCGTCCACCAAGCATCGCGGCTGACTAACCGCTCCAAATTGTCAATAAAACATGATATTCAGACGAGATGGTTACATAACCCACAAGAGATTGAGATTCTTATCCTTTAGGTAACTAAACAAGCATACTGATAGTATGAAGACACTGCCATAGACAAGGAGAGTTAGGAGAAATGACTGAGACGAGAGTCCCCTCTCCCTTTGCGCCTTCCCTGCGGCATGTGCGACGGTCTCATTGATAGCAGAAAGATTCATTGCAATAGCCAAGACGACCACTGGATAGGTAGTGAATAAGGGGTGTTGGAACTGAGTTCGTATTAGAGAACTGGCAAGAATCGTTGCCCATGGCCTCTATAAATGCTGATTTCACATCGCGACACCATCAAAGATGTGGGCGACTTTTTATGCTGCcaattttcttctcttcttctatGCTAGAGTAAAACGACCTCATAAAGGTGGGCGACGAGCCGGTAAAATGACGcgggagagaaaagaaatgtCCTCAGAAAGGGTGAACTTTGCATGGGCGACAATCGTTGATTACTGCCTCATCTTAGTATAAAACCAGAGAGCTGGCCGCCACTAGACTTCTCAGGTATAGGTCGCATTGCAGGCGGATCTATTGTGTCGTCTTCCAATAGTCTTAAATGATGATAGGCAATCTCGCCTTGTTAACCTGGCTTgtgttttcctttttgaaTTTTGGCTGCTGTTTCTTCATTGACGGCGAACTCAATATACATGGATTCTCTCCGTATCCTGGCGATCGGACTACAGCAACTACTGCGCTGACCGTCAGTGGCAGAGTTCACGAGCTGGTTCATGCTACAGCTAGCACGTTTACGCATACTTCAGCATCACCTTCCAGAACTATGTATGTAGCCGATTCAATATCCTCGACAGCTCCCTCTCTAAGCATCAGCGGAGCGTCGACTCTTGGATGGCATCCCGTGGCTATCACCCTCACAAAAAGACCGACTCCCCACTGGAATTATAACATATCTGCGACAACTGCGGCGAGGAGTTCTGCCAAGTATTCCAGCTCTACTACTCCGACTTTGACCGTGAGCAAGGCGGAATCCAGCACACATGAAGCCTCCGACACAGCGACGAGCGCCTTCTGGAAAGAACAGAGCACACCCACAGCCCTTTCTAATAACACCATGATATCATCTAGCGCTGATGGTTCCAGGTCTCGGCTTATTTTTTCGGCGGCCATGCTATTCGGTGCCAATCTTTTGATTGTAGTTCTTTTGTGATCGTAACTTGTGCTTGTCAGAGCTCAGCACTGTGACTTAGTTGAGAATCCATCGGTGGAAGATTCCACATAAGCTGTTTTTTCCTTCTGAGTTCCATGTCATAAAATACAGCACCAATGTCTCTTTCCATTCCAGTCGACTCGAAGCCACCCCTATGGGGCCCAATCCCTTCGCACTGACTTTTAGATCTTGCTTTTGTCTTCCATTTGGTCGAATTGGATTCTAGTGTTCGCTAGTACTCTGATAGTTGCGATCGACATTTGCCCGAGAATAAGAATAGTATTGTCCGTACCATGCACAACCGAACAAGACCGGCTTAGCTGAGGAAGCTTGCAAACAGCCTGCCTAAGTCTCACGATATACCCGTCAGCGCAACTCACGTAGAAGCTCAATAGTCTTCTTGCTACGTAGCAAGGCCTCGGTAGACGTGGTGCTTACAATTGCTAGAAGAACATACATGGTTGCAAAAACGGTGCCCGGGTCCTATACTGTTTCCGTGCTTTTAAGTGGGGCGTTTGACCATAAACAGCGAAGCTTGGCGGTCATTTGTAGGTTTTATTGGCTGATTTCTACAAACCTAACTATTTATTGTCTAGAGCCCCCACCACGAAAGCATCAAAGAGCATAGCAAACCGGGCGCCGTTTTTGCAACCACCTGTAAATATCAGAATGGAATGACCCAAGTGACACGTCATTATAATTTGGTGCTTCCTGGGCAGAGTCCATTAGATCCAAAAACCACCCTATACTGTGTCAACCCTGGTTTAAATCTAACCATGGCATCGTTACTGACTTAGCACTATTGGCATCCATTAGTTACAACCCATGCCTTTCCCGGATATCCTGGGTCGTCCGCTGGTTCCCCATTTGTCCTAACTCTTCGAAGATCCCAAAACCGCACCCGGTGTTGTTCAGTTCTTTGCAAAGAACCAGGGTCCCTGCACTCTGGGGGTGAATATGGATTCTCGCGGACGAGGACAACACCATGGGTCGAAAAACTGACCAAAGCTGTCGTGTACATTGATTTCAATGTCATCAGTATCATTGTCAGTGATGCCATCCATACAACAACAGATACCTCGAAGCATTGTGGTGATATTGCTTGAACAGTCGAAAGATATTTCTTAAGGCTCCACGCCGTAACATAGCAGTTGATGGCCGTCATCCCTTCGGATACTTGGCAACAAGCGATTGGCCACTGGGATCGTGACCCCTGATTGGGACCTGAGCAGCAATAACTTCGCGGATTGGACTGCATGCCGTGGAATGCAAGGACACAGTAGAAGCATCGAGCCAATTATTGGCCGCTCACATCCCAAACGGAAAAATGATTGGATGCGCCGAACTCTGCATAGAGTGATATAGCGATCAAGAAAATTTCAAGACGCTGTATCGCAAGTAACATGCCTCATAAAGACCCACTTATAACAATGGAAACATACCAATGGTATGTCCTTGACGAGTCCAAGAGATACTGGTTAACTAGCGAGTGTATTCTCAACTTCAAGCTTTCGGTGACCCCAATGTATTAACGGTTTGGACGGTTTCCGCGAGATACCATTGTGGGTTCCCCCTAAAACGAGCGAAGCTTAAAGTCTACGAGTATTCTCGGGACCCTCGCAAGTGGTGGACCTGACCTTCGTTGAGATAGATGATCTTTGCGATTCAGCTCGAACTTGGGGTGTTACTATATCTATcgccgtcaaggagagcatACATCCACCTGGTCTAGACAACGGGCtattgatgagaagaagttaATTGTAGAGCATCCCTTCTGTATCTAAATTATGCCGTCCAGCAACTTCAAAATACAATTTTGGCCTAGCTCCAGcccctcgtcttccttctGAATTCGCGAATGCCGCCAGAAATCTTTTGGTCCCACCAGCTCACTCATGGTGACTCCATAGGTTAAGATGGATACCACAGCGCAGAAGTGGCTAACACAGGCCACTAGCTAGCTTGGTCATGAGCTTGCTTATTTATAGCGGCTTGCGCTTCTGCGGCCCACTTCGTTAATTCTTTTACGTGATTCCATACTGCTGATGTAATGTCACGCGTCTCGCTTAAACCATAATCAGTATACAGGTTCGTCCTATACTGTTAATGAAACCTGCAGTTTTACCTGGTTGTCTCTTTCTCCCTTCATGTGGGTAAGTTACTCATCACTTATAGTTAGACTTTGCGAGGACATAGCTTACTGTTCAACTTCTAGGGCCAAGGCGCTGTAACAAGTATTAGCATGATACCGGATCCAGAAGGGGGTAATAATGCCTTATCTCTTCCTTGACTCTTGGTAAACTTTTAGCGTGTTCAAGTGCGCCATCATTAGCATTGTCTTACCTCGCAATATCGAGTTTGATTTGACTATATCAACCATTTAGCTTGCTTCTTCGTTCAGAGAATGACCTCATTTCCTTACCTAATATCCTCGGCAGTGCTCCGCGTATATCCTCAGTCCATTGTCACTGAAGAAATCAACCCAGAATACTTACACAATCACCGTCTCTTCAGAAGGAAGGGGGCTGGAGACTGTCAGCATCTAGGTGTCCAGGGGCcgcgaggaagagaagggtAAATAAAATCTCTCTTACCTCTCAGACGAATCACCGCAGATGCTCTTGTTGGCTTCAGAATGGCTTTCTTTCCCGTCATGAGGTTCGTCGAAAGCAACAGCCTTGAAGAATTCCAACCACGCGTCGTTGGCAATAGATTTCGACATCTTGATGCAATCTTTGATGGGCTGGTATCTTCGGTAATCGTAACTGGGGACAAGACCAGCAATCTACAAGAGGCACGAGTCTCACTTATATGTCCTTGTGTCCCAGGTGAGAAGATGTTCCCCTAGACCTGTTGCTCTGCATCTCACTGACAGTGCATTTGGCATACTCTCGGTGCAAGAAAGAGGGCCGAAAATGACAGGCACCGCTCCACTTCTGAAAATGACGCACTTCGCTTTGCAACATCCCATCATTTTCTTTATATTGTTTGACTGTTTAGAGCTGTTAAGACGATCAGTATCAGTAGTTGGAAAAATGGGGTTGATCGGCCGTGGTATCAAAGACACCTGTTCGTCGAGAGCTCTGGTGAGCATGTAACTTAGACTGAGGACGATTGGAAAATATCTGTGGCCCGCCAGCTATCGATCTGGCATACTCCTATTCACCATTTCCAGATTTCTTGATATGCGCTTCTCCTCTCACGATCTCAAAAATCATTCAGTGCTAAGTTGCTTCGTATTCGCACTGGAAGATTTCCCTGCTCGAGGCTAAGTGTGTACGCCCATATTCAGACGGTGAGCTCGTATCAACTACAGCTGCTACAGTGAGTGGCGCGCAAACAGCGAACTTTGATCAGCCAGCAGGCGAGCGGGTGAACGCTGGGTGGAAGCCATTATGCCTACCGGGATCAACAGTAGAAGTTCCCGCTGATATGCTACATGTACAGCAGATTCGTAACCACAAGATACAGCATGGTAGTTGAGCACTGTATTGAAGGTAGGGCACTAGATCATCCGTGGGTTACGACCATAAATCAATTAAGGCTTAAGTTGGTCAACTCAACCCCATAGGAATCAAGTGGTTGACTCTACCAAATCAGTTTGTTTTGTGCCTATTGGCCACTACACTTCTCGGATGAACCATTTATTAAAGTCACAAATCTAGAGCTGCTCGAAGAAAGAAACTTATATCGGATACCGAATGGCGACATATTGGAGGGTATACCAATGTGTAAGGTTGTGCGGGCCCCATTTTGCAGCCTGCAATTCCTGCCCTGATGACGACCCAATCTAAACCATTCTGCCATGTCCTTAGTTCATCTTCTGTAACATTGTgtttctgcaggagcttTCTCGCAACTGCATCGAAGTAGCGACAAATTTGCTTCAATTCAGGATAGCTAGCGACCGAAGTAGCCAGCGCGTGGTGGCCCGTAAGATGGAAGAGAGTTGCTGGCCCAATGTCAGCTTCTCGTCTCATATTTTTCATAGGAAAACAGTATTCAAACATTTGCATATCTACATCACTTCCGGCTACTACAGTACCAATATTCCTTCGCTCAAGAGTCCGACTAGCTGGCACCATCTCTTGCCGATGTTCTTCTCGACGTGAAATTGATGACGAAtggacctttttttttttcttcatcCGTCGAGTCCCAATCCGCATAAAAGCGCTCAAGAAGGCAGTTTATCGTTTCAACTCCCTCATCAAACTCCATTCCCATATATTTCGGACTCCTGCAGTCCTTGATTCTCCTTTTTCTGTCTTTTGTACCAGTAGTAAAGCCGTACTCGTGCTATTCGGCGCAGCATAAGTTTGCTTCCAGGTCTTCTTCAACCTCTGCTTGCATCATGTCCAAAGAGCACTATTCACCAATGTCTTCCTCGTAAGTCCCTGAGTGATTGACATGTGGCCAGAGCCCACCTCGTAGCCATGCACGGAGGCTGCCTTTAGTGAATTCTTCCAAGTCATGCCTAAGAAGGGTATGGCCCAGATGCACGACCGTGGAGATACCTTCGAGTTCTCCCAGAGCGTTATTGGGCCCTTCTAAGCAAACATAATGCGCGTTCCTCGCAGAATATGGGGCTTCACCAGCTTACGACTGGCAGCATCTATTGCAGCAAAACATTCGTCGTCAGGATAGTCGACGAAAGTGTCGAAAGCCCAAAATCCAGCTTTATGATCGTGGTCCATGCCGCTGCTATTGATATGATCTCGCCTTAGAGTTGCTGAATGGTGAGAATCTCTCTGGACAGTGTCCTCGGAGCTTATGATAGGAGGGTGGAGTAGGAGACCATGGCAACTATTCCCATCCGTCTCAGGAATAGCACTGTTGCTGCCTTCCGATTCAGCAGAGAGATATGATAAATATATCTCTTCCTCGTGGGCATTCAAAAATTCAGCGGCCTGGCTATCATATGTTGCCAGGAGTTCCTCAACTGTCGATGGAGTAGATACGCTTGTGGAGGATACAGTGAGGGTCGAAACCTCATTCCGCCCCCCTCAAACCAGGCTTACCTCCAAACCCTAAAGCCAAGGCGCTAATATGCAAGGCTAGGTATATATAGATCTATGATGTCATAGTAGGTAATATATATCTTATCAGATCCGTATCTGTAATATACTATACTTACAACACTGTATTGATAGATACACGGTCTGCGGAACTTTCTAGAAGGTTCCATCTCGATCGGCTGTCCTGTCTGATCTGGCAAGCTGTcaacagcgacagcgactcTTCTGTATTCCTCTCTTGCATCTTGCAGTTTGGCTGCGGGAGTAAGCAGGCTCCCGGGATCATCAATTTAGATTAAGTATTGAGTAAAGGATACTGTAGTCATAATCAGATATAACTTAGTATTAGGAACAAGCCATAGACACAGCTACATAATCGGCGTCACTCGGAGTGATCATTCGGCAACTAACTCCGCATCTCCGCCGCGAATGCCACGCAGGTTAAGCGGCATGGCTGCCTGAAGGGCAGCAATTCATCGGCCGACAGATCCACTTGTCGTCATAAGTGTGGAATCTACCCCGCCTGCCGCTCTGAAGGGCTCACAAACCAACTTCTGTCTTAAGATATTCCACCCCTCGCAAAACTTCAGCTTCGTTTTCATCGATACCATGGAGCCTTTGAGCATCCTCACCCTAGTGGGAACCCTGGCCAGTCTCCTAAGCACTGTCAATGACGCTCTCACTGAGTATCAGCAATCAGTagacaaaagaagaaaagcttTTTCTACCTTGAAAGATATCGAGAGCGAGTGCATCGCCACTAGTGCAGTTGCTGAGAGCACAAAGAAAATCGTCGAGCACGACTTTAGTCAAGAGACTGGTGAACAGAACAGACTGATTGACGTACTTGGGTCCAATGTCAAAGAACTTGAGCGACTCGTCACATCCCTTGACGAAAGCATTAAGCTCATACTGAGACACAAAAGTTCTAGTAAAATACGAAACGCGATCGCGACGAAGGAAGTCTTCCTCAAGAACAAGCTTCAGAAGATTCGGCAAAAGCGTGGATTGATTGGTTTAGTCACACAGGCGTTAATGTCGTAAGCGCTCAACATCTCATATAGTCTTCTGGGGATATTGGCATTTCTTTAGCCGCGGATCTTATATGCGCATGGAAAATTCGGAGCGGACTCTAGTGGACTCGTCTATTATAAATAGACATCAGCCGCGCTAGAAGACTTTTTCTAGTACGCCTAGGTGACCACGTACTTAGTGCTGACCTCGTTTGCTAGGGGCGATATTCTTGAAATGAAGAGACTCGTGAAGTCGAGTCTCGGGAATACTAGAGAGAAAATGATTGACGAAAAAGGCCGGGAACTGATGGAAGAAGTCGCAGGAGAGAAACGAACAGATATTATCCAGCGCTTGCTCAAGGAAGGTGCCGACCCCAACTTCCTAACTATCGATTTCCGTCCCCCGGGCCACCCCAAAGCCGTCACTCCACTCTTGTACGCGATACAAGGCCCTCCTGAGCGTTGTTACGAAGCTGTCGATGTTCTGCTGAGCTATGGCGCAATTCCAAATTTGGTGGTCGGTGACGAGCCACTCCTCTGGCAAGCCTTCGCGAGTGGTAACATTGAAATTGCGACAATGCTGCTTGACGCCGGGGCGGACGTGCAATACCCATGCGTGAAGGGCGGGGGACGCAGCCTACTAGGGACGGCCGTTTTCTCCGAGAGCTTTGCGGATCGGAAGCTAGAGCTCGTCGAGCTTGCCTTGATGTATGGTGCCAACACGGATACGAAAGCACCAAATGGCAATACACCGCTGCATGATGCAGTAGAAATGCGCAAGGGGATAGAAATCGTTGATGTTCTCCTGAGAGCATATGCAAATGTCGACTCTTGTGCTAGGGATGATCTGACGCCTCTTATGATGGCGGCGCAAATTGGCGATCAGGCTGTAACCAATCTTTTAGTGGAAAATGGTGCGGCTCCATGGCTCAGGTCGAAAGACGGACTGACGGCTGCCGAAATCGCCAGGCGGGAGGGTCATATTGCCTTAGCCGCTAATTTGGAGACTTTCACGGAGTAGGCGAGAGTTTATCAATTATTAGACCCATATTTCGGAAATGACCCTGCGCGCTTGATACTCTTGATCTAATCATGTTAACACACCACTCAAGAAAAGTATCGAAACCTTGGATTGGGTCGACTTCATACTCCTTCCAATTTCGCTTGATGAATTCCTTGAGTTCGGAGAAGAACTCTTCAATAAGGTTCAAGTTCGGTGAACTAGAGGGGAGATATATTAGCTTAACGCCTAAATCGAAGCACCTGCTAGTAAGCTTCTAAAAGTCCACTGTGCTATTGCACATAGTCTGGAACTCAGCGGTGCGGGAGAGTATATAGAGAGAACGCTTCGGGAGATGACTGGAATCTGCGTCAGCGCAGATGGTCTACAGATCTAGGACGCCTTGTAAGATC containing:
- a CDS encoding ankyrin repeat domain-containing protein yields the protein MEPLSILTLVGTLASLLSTVNDALTEYQQSVDKRRKAFSTLKDIESECIATSAVAESTKKIVEHDFSQETGEQNRLIDVLGSNVKELERLVTSLDESIKLILRHKSSSKIRNAIATKEVFLKNKLQKIRQKRGLIGLVTQALMSGDILEMKRLVKSSLGNTREKMIDEKGRELMEEVAGEKRTDIIQRLLKEGADPNFLTIDFRPPGHPKAVTPLLYAIQGPPERCYEAVDVLLSYGAIPNLVVGDEPLLWQAFASGNIEIATMLLDAGADVQYPCVKGGGRSLLGTAVFSESFADRKLELVELALMYGANTDTKAPNGNTPLHDAVEMRKGIEIVDVLLRAYANVDSCARDDLTPLMMAAQIGDQAVTNLLVENGAAPWLRSKDGLTAAEIARREGHIALAANLETFTE